The DNA window CCACCAGCATTCTTTCTCCTGGCCTCTTCGTGATCCATGATGCCGGCAGATGTAGTCAACACAATATATCCAAACTGCACAAATTGAGGGATCAATTTCAGAAGTTATGCAAACAACATGCATTCAATAGAATGGAGTAATGGATCTCACAAGGTTCAATGATACAAAGTTTAAACCTACTACCTAAGCAACCCAAGTTTTGACTTTTGACTAATCTAGTTCACACATCCACAAGTCTTGCACAATATCACAATATGCAAACACAAAACTATGGAAACATTGCTGACCTGTCTTGAGGGTAGGAGTCTAGCAGTCCAACTTTCGATCTCTTTAACGCCGACATCGAATCGGGGACTGATTACACCACACTTGTTAAGCCTGCCGTTCAATTCGACGACGATTTTGCCAGCCCTATGGTCATCAACATACTCAAATTCTCCAATGTAACCTACatcaattaactaattaattaattacaaagCATATAACAATAAGATTTACCAAAATGTCACACAGTACAACACAGTTAAGAAAGGGACAGATTAAAGAGTGTATCAAAGTTACCGTGCTTCTGCATGACAAGAAGGAACTTGATAATGACTTTGGAGGATGGCCTAATCATAACTTGGCGCTTCCCTCTTTTCTCAGCGTTGTACATGCTCTTCAGAGCATCGTTCAAAACACTAACCCTAACCATATTCGCTGAACCACACAcacaattaaataaatcaatcaATTAAGAATTGAGCATCAATTGATAGGTTAGAAACCAATTACATGTTCCCTATATATTATAAGAAATAATTAGAAAGGAAGAACTAAGCAAGCAACAAGGAGGATCGTGAATACAAAGGGAAGGGAAAGATCTAACTCTTACCAACAGAAAGAGAAGCTTCGGGGGTTTGCGCAGCTGCAGAAAGCTTCTCCCTTTGTGAGGAGAAGAATACGCAAATAAAGAGGCTTAGGGTTTAGAACAATGGCACCTGGGAATGGACCTTTATTTCTCACCCACTGGGCCCAAACTCCTTCTCCTAACATGggcttttttctttaatttcaccCTTTAGCATTCtccataaagaaaaaaaaattaaagggtGGAAAAATTGAGCTCTCCAACAAACTTAAATTGGTTGAGTGGTTAGCTCATTCATCCGTTTAAACAAGTGTCAGGAGTTCAAATTTTGCCTTGTATATACTGTGATTCATTGACCAATGACAAATCTTTAAATGGAGTTCAGATCCTACATGAATCACCGAGGTGATTGTATAACCagagaaatgaaaagaaataacaaaaaatttttgaaaaagatttataaaGTGGACGAGATTGAAGGAGAGATTATTCAAAATTATGTATACCGAAAGTTATTTAAGATCATGATGACAAAAGGAAAATTCacatttattataataataaggcacaagaataatttaatttgttgctagatatttatttcaattgaataattattgaattcaaatatttttaaaatatgagatGGTAATAACTAATAAGTCGTAAATCAAGACTTATAAAACTATACGTGTATATCGGGATAGGAGACATAGAATAGCCAACTCCTCTCATTTTCACTAcactttatacatttttttctcGAATCATATCAGATTGTGTAGGCGAGGAATACCCTATCTGTCAATAATGTAATAGAAAAGAAGTACAATTTTAatcattataaaataaataaataaaaaattcatgtgCAAGATGAAAAggaatgtgaaaaaaaaatggtctGTGCAAGGATTCAAATTTCGGGTCAGGTCACACTTCACGATTCGGCCACAACATTGTGATTTCGCCGTGTGCACTAAAATAATTATCTGAGatcttaattatattaattatattttttatgtcgaCAGAAATTCATCGAGTGACTTATCACAATGATAGAGACTAATGTgatataattttactaaatttttggATATAACTGACgcaattaaaatttgataactattttaaaacatgcacccaattttaaaagttatttagaCATTAATTTGGTACTTTTCTAAATCACTTAATTtgaactaaattttaatattacaaaaaatagtATATACTCAACTATATATAAgtccttaaaaaaatttaggtttttcgtttttaagaaaaatttattatt is part of the Arachis duranensis cultivar V14167 chromosome 1, aradu.V14167.gnm2.J7QH, whole genome shotgun sequence genome and encodes:
- the LOC107464900 gene encoding 40S ribosomal protein S15a-1; the encoded protein is MVRVSVLNDALKSMYNAEKRGKRQVMIRPSSKVIIKFLLVMQKHGYIGEFEYVDDHRAGKIVVELNGRLNKCGVISPRFDVGVKEIESWTARLLPSRQFGYIVLTTSAGIMDHEEARRKNAGGKVLGFFY